One Hydrogenoanaerobacterium saccharovorans DNA segment encodes these proteins:
- a CDS encoding valine--tRNA ligase: protein MRKELEKVYDPKQVEDRTYQFWLDGGYFHAEVNHDKKPFTIVMPPPNITGQLHMGHALDNTLQDILIRWKRMQGFEALWVPGTDHASIATEAKIVEAMRKEGLSKDDLGRDKFLERAWEWKNTYGGRIVDQLKKLGSSCDWERERFTMDEGCSKAVKEVFLKLYDKGLIYRGERIINWCPHCLTSISEAEVEYEEKAGSFWHIRYPIAHGDGYLEVATTRPETMLGDTALAVHPDDERYKDLVGKTVILPLVNKEIPIVADNYVEMDFGTGVVKITPAHDPNDFEVGIRHNLPVVNILTPDAHIEEGWGKYSGMNRAAARKAIVADLEAGGYLVRTEDYTHNVGTCYRCATVVEPRVSKQWFVKMEPLAKPACKAVRDGETKFIPERFDKIYFHWMENIKDWCISRQLWWGHRIPAYYCDDCGELVVAGEAPDTCPKCGSHKLTQDPDTLDTWFSSALWPFSTLGWPDKTPELDYFYPTNVLVTGYDIIFFWVARMMFSGVEQMNEVPFDTVFIHGIVRDAQGRKMSKSLGNGIDPLIIIDEYGADALRFMLATGNSPGNDMRFSEEKVKASRNFANKLWNATRFILMNLSDEITKPELPQELNIEDKWVLSKFNTLAKDVTENLDKYELGIAVQKLYDFIWDIMCDWYIELTKSRIQEGGETAKDAQKVLVTIMTGTLKLLHPFMPFITEEIWQALPNDCESIMVANWPEYKEELNFEAEEQDFERIMAVIKAIRIRRAEMNVPPSKKATVYIETDFGEIFEQCKLFIERLASASHVNIANKQNIEGAVQVITDSARVFIPMDELIDKEKELARLEKEKKICEKDMAMFEGKLQNPGFLAKAPANVVEAEKAKLDKLKERHAKIEESIRAMV, encoded by the coding sequence ATGAGAAAAGAACTCGAAAAAGTTTACGACCCCAAGCAGGTGGAAGACCGCACGTATCAATTTTGGTTGGATGGCGGCTACTTTCATGCCGAGGTGAACCACGATAAAAAACCGTTTACAATCGTTATGCCCCCGCCCAATATTACAGGCCAGCTGCATATGGGGCATGCGCTCGATAATACATTGCAGGACATTCTCATCCGCTGGAAGCGTATGCAGGGTTTTGAGGCGCTTTGGGTGCCCGGAACCGACCATGCGTCCATTGCGACCGAGGCTAAAATTGTTGAGGCAATGCGCAAAGAAGGGCTCTCGAAAGACGACCTTGGCAGAGATAAATTTTTAGAACGCGCGTGGGAATGGAAGAATACTTACGGCGGCAGAATTGTGGATCAGCTCAAAAAACTGGGCTCATCCTGTGACTGGGAGCGCGAACGTTTTACTATGGACGAGGGCTGTTCCAAAGCAGTAAAAGAGGTATTCTTAAAACTGTACGATAAAGGGCTTATCTATCGCGGCGAGCGTATCATTAACTGGTGCCCGCACTGCCTTACTTCTATTTCAGAGGCAGAGGTGGAGTACGAGGAAAAAGCAGGCTCGTTCTGGCACATCCGTTATCCTATTGCACATGGTGATGGTTACCTTGAGGTTGCCACCACCCGCCCCGAAACCATGCTGGGCGATACCGCACTGGCGGTTCATCCCGATGACGAACGTTATAAAGATTTGGTGGGTAAAACTGTTATTCTGCCTCTGGTTAACAAAGAGATCCCTATAGTGGCAGACAACTACGTGGAGATGGATTTTGGTACCGGTGTTGTAAAAATCACCCCTGCGCACGACCCTAATGACTTTGAAGTTGGCATCCGCCACAATTTGCCCGTTGTAAATATCCTCACCCCTGATGCGCACATTGAAGAAGGCTGGGGCAAATACTCGGGTATGAACAGAGCCGCTGCACGCAAGGCGATAGTTGCCGATTTGGAAGCAGGCGGTTACCTGGTTCGCACCGAAGATTACACCCACAATGTGGGCACCTGTTACCGTTGTGCAACGGTGGTAGAGCCTCGTGTTTCGAAACAGTGGTTTGTAAAAATGGAGCCGCTTGCAAAACCCGCTTGCAAAGCAGTGCGTGACGGCGAGACCAAGTTTATCCCCGAACGGTTTGATAAAATTTACTTCCATTGGATGGAAAACATTAAAGACTGGTGCATTTCTCGTCAGCTTTGGTGGGGGCATCGTATCCCCGCTTACTATTGTGATGACTGCGGTGAACTGGTGGTTGCGGGCGAAGCACCCGATACCTGCCCGAAATGCGGCAGCCATAAGCTGACGCAAGACCCCGACACACTGGATACATGGTTTTCTTCGGCACTGTGGCCGTTTTCTACGCTTGGCTGGCCGGATAAAACACCCGAACTGGATTATTTTTACCCCACAAATGTATTGGTTACCGGTTACGATATCATCTTCTTCTGGGTTGCCCGTATGATGTTCTCGGGTGTTGAGCAGATGAACGAAGTACCGTTTGATACTGTGTTTATCCATGGCATTGTACGTGACGCGCAAGGGCGTAAAATGAGCAAGTCGCTTGGCAACGGCATCGACCCACTTATAATAATTGATGAATACGGTGCGGATGCACTGCGCTTTATGCTTGCAACAGGCAACAGCCCGGGCAACGATATGCGCTTCTCGGAAGAAAAGGTAAAAGCAAGCCGCAACTTTGCCAATAAGCTGTGGAATGCAACACGTTTTATTTTGATGAACCTTTCGGACGAGATTACAAAGCCCGAACTGCCGCAGGAACTCAACATTGAGGATAAGTGGGTACTTAGCAAGTTCAACACACTCGCAAAAGATGTCACTGAAAACCTCGACAAATACGAACTAGGTATTGCAGTACAAAAGCTTTACGATTTTATTTGGGATATTATGTGTGACTGGTACATTGAACTTACTAAGTCGCGCATACAAGAGGGCGGCGAAACCGCCAAAGATGCACAAAAGGTGCTTGTTACCATCATGACAGGTACGTTGAAACTTCTGCACCCGTTTATGCCGTTTATTACGGAAGAAATTTGGCAGGCATTGCCCAACGATTGCGAGAGCATTATGGTGGCAAACTGGCCCGAATACAAAGAGGAGCTTAACTTTGAAGCGGAAGAGCAAGACTTCGAGCGTATTATGGCAGTTATTAAGGCAATTCGAATTCGTCGTGCTGAAATGAACGTACCACCAAGTAAAAAAGCAACCGTTTATATCGAGACCGATTTTGGCGAAATCTTCGAGCAGTGCAAACTGTTCATCGAACGTCTGGCGTCTGCATCGCATGTAAATATTGCCAACAAGCAGAACATCGAGGGTGCAGTGCAGGTTATCACCGATTCGGCACGTGTATTCATCCCTATGGACGAGCTGATTGACAAAGAAAAAGAACTTGCCCGCTTAGAGAAAGAGAAAAAAATCTGCGAAAAAGACATGGCAATGTTTGAAGGCAAGTTGCAAAACCCCGGCTTTTTGGCAAAAGCACCTGCCAATGTTGTAGAGGCCGAAAAGGCAAAACTGGATAAGCTGAAAGAGCGTCATGCAAAGATCGAAGAAAGTATTCGCGCTATGGTGTAA
- a CDS encoding STAS domain-containing protein codes for MAINIETDDGVVEVYLTGEIDHHSAGELRDEIDAAIGRISPTKVILDFRGVTFMDSSGIGLVMGRYKLIEGTGCTLELRGLSSPIKRVMRLAGLDRIAVMDGGTKK; via the coding sequence ATGGCGATCAACATAGAAACAGACGACGGCGTAGTGGAGGTATACCTTACGGGCGAAATTGACCACCACAGCGCGGGAGAGCTGCGAGACGAAATTGATGCGGCAATCGGGCGGATTTCGCCTACCAAAGTGATTCTTGATTTTCGAGGCGTGACGTTTATGGACAGCTCGGGAATTGGGTTGGTAATGGGCCGATACAAGCTGATTGAGGGCACCGGCTGTACACTGGAGCTGAGGGGGCTCTCATCGCCGATAAAACGCGTGATGCGCCTGGCGGGATTGGACAGAATTGCAGTGATGGACGGAGGAACAAAAAAATGA
- a CDS encoding bifunctional folylpolyglutamate synthase/dihydrofolate synthase produces the protein MTYEESLAFIHSHKRFSGAPTMMHITELLNRMGNPQNKLKFVHIAGTNGKGSTTTMTANILRHAGYKTGLYISPFVLCFRERMQINGMMISERELAEITAEVKQHCDAMGKNGSEPIEFELVTAIALQWFARQGCDIVCFEVGLGGRFDATNVIAPPLVQVITSISLDHTAILGDTIEQIAFEKCGIIKGGVTVCYPVQELSALSVIMEQCAIKGSTLVQPNANSIEVLNHTLFDTVFCYRGLELHPSLAGEHQIYNAVTVVETCIQLRLQGFGIKDSDIVYGIGNTHFPARMEVLSRKPLIVLDGAHNPSGTQALECALQQLSTHKITVIMGMLADKDWKDSSARIARHAAKFIAVTPPSPRALPAEQLALAVKQHCADVQSCNNIPQATALAVENLGEQDALVVCGSLFLAAEVRPLLLAHTANHHKTTK, from the coding sequence ATGACTTATGAAGAGTCACTCGCATTCATCCATTCACATAAACGTTTTAGCGGCGCACCAACAATGATGCACATAACAGAGCTGTTAAACCGTATGGGCAACCCGCAAAATAAACTCAAATTTGTGCACATTGCAGGCACAAACGGAAAGGGCAGCACCACCACGATGACTGCAAATATTCTGCGCCATGCAGGGTATAAGACAGGCTTGTATATTTCGCCGTTTGTATTGTGTTTTCGCGAAAGAATGCAGATAAATGGCATGATGATTTCTGAGCGGGAACTGGCAGAAATCACTGCTGAAGTAAAGCAGCATTGCGACGCGATGGGGAAAAACGGCAGCGAACCAATAGAGTTCGAGCTTGTTACCGCAATAGCCTTGCAGTGGTTTGCAAGGCAAGGCTGTGATATTGTCTGCTTTGAAGTGGGGCTTGGCGGGCGGTTTGATGCCACCAATGTCATCGCTCCTCCGTTGGTTCAGGTGATAACGTCAATCAGCTTAGACCATACCGCTATTCTTGGCGATACCATCGAGCAGATTGCGTTTGAAAAATGCGGGATTATCAAAGGCGGAGTGACCGTATGTTACCCAGTACAGGAGCTTTCGGCACTGAGTGTGATTATGGAACAATGTGCAATCAAAGGCAGCACCTTAGTGCAGCCCAACGCGAACAGTATTGAAGTGTTGAACCATACATTATTTGATACTGTTTTTTGCTACCGCGGGTTGGAACTGCACCCGTCGCTGGCGGGTGAGCACCAGATTTACAATGCTGTTACAGTGGTAGAAACTTGCATTCAGTTGCGGTTGCAAGGTTTTGGCATCAAAGATAGCGACATTGTATACGGCATTGGCAACACTCACTTTCCTGCACGGATGGAGGTGCTCAGCCGCAAACCGCTGATTGTATTAGACGGTGCTCACAACCCTTCGGGTACGCAAGCACTGGAATGTGCGTTGCAACAGTTGAGCACGCATAAAATTACGGTAATTATGGGGATGCTTGCGGATAAAGACTGGAAAGATTCATCTGCACGTATAGCGCGGCATGCCGCAAAGTTTATCGCGGTTACCCCGCCAAGCCCGCGTGCTTTGCCTGCCGAGCAGCTTGCTTTGGCTGTAAAACAGCACTGCGCTGACGTGCAAAGCTGCAATAATATTCCACAGGCAACGGCACTCGCGGTGGAAAACTTAGGCGAGCAAGATGCATTGGTGGTATGTGGTTCGCTCTTTCTTGCAGCAGAGGTGCGCCCGCTTTTGTTAGCGCACACGGCAAACCACCATAAAACAACAAAATAA
- the spoIIAB gene encoding anti-sigma F factor, translating to MKTINEMKLQIPGKSANEGFARAAVSAFAAQLDPTIDEIADIKTAVSEAVTNCIVHGYKDQIGQIYIHAKLYEDNVLTIKIRDKGCGIPNIKQAMEPLFTTCTTGERAGLGFAVMQSFMDKVRVTSKPERGTSVVLTKKLLSKGAKNA from the coding sequence ATGAAGACAATCAACGAAATGAAGCTGCAAATTCCCGGAAAAAGCGCGAACGAGGGTTTTGCACGCGCGGCGGTTTCTGCGTTTGCGGCACAGCTTGACCCAACCATTGACGAAATTGCCGACATTAAAACTGCTGTTAGCGAAGCTGTTACCAACTGTATTGTACACGGCTACAAAGACCAAATCGGGCAGATATACATACACGCAAAACTTTATGAGGACAATGTTCTGACCATTAAAATACGCGACAAAGGCTGCGGAATCCCCAATATTAAGCAGGCAATGGAACCACTGTTTACCACCTGCACAACGGGCGAGCGAGCCGGCCTTGGGTTTGCGGTAATGCAGAGCTTTATGGATAAGGTGCGGGTAACATCCAAGCCCGAAAGAGGTACAAGCGTGGTACTTACCAAAAAGCTGTTGTCCAAAGGAGCTAAGAATGCCTGA